The Drosophila sulfurigaster albostrigata strain 15112-1811.04 chromosome 3, ASM2355843v2, whole genome shotgun sequence genomic sequence AGAAATGAGTAATTCATTATTTcagtttaattttcaaatttcacaatCTGTGTtatgcatatactatatacacttATTTCTAAACAGATAACAAATGCATTCTAGTCACCATATTTACTAGATGTCAATTTAGTAAACATTTTACATACTACACACGCTCTAAGACGTCGTGACGTCATTCTTCTCTCTTGCTATTAACTCAACATACGAAATACAGCACAAAGCAGTAGATCAAAAGGCAACCTCTCGTAGCGAAGCGTGAATGGAACGTCTGAAAGTGAAACACTGCCAGGGCTGCGCTATCAAGACTTGCATTGGTATGCGTGAGAAAGTGAGGGCTTGTGCGACGTTATTTTCGAAAACAATTGCGTGGAGCATTGAAATACTCGCCATTTCATACACAACACGCTTGCCGACAGTCTTCGTTTACGTTTTATTGTTAAACGTATACGgaaatttttgatttgagAATGAAAcgtttattttgaatgccaTATGCTAGCGTCGTTTTTGCTTTACAATGCTTACAAGCAACAACCCCTAGATGTCATATGAATGTATGagaatgtgtgagtgtttatGCGTTGCTGTATTCTAGCACTAAATACCAAAAGACGCTTACTGTATCAGCGCAATGATCAACACGCATTAAATGCGCTGTAGTTTTTCTTGCTGCTGTAGTATGTGCACACGACGCTGACTCTGATTTTCATGTCGTGTTCCACTTTCTACTTCAAAAAAGGTATTTTTGCATGATGTATTATTAGTGCCAGCTCTCGAAAGTTAACTTATCGATATACAATGTTAATGGTCAACGATATCAATACATCACTCTGAGTTTACATCAGCACAAtcgtaaatattaatttgagcATACTGTACATTCAACATCATTCAGAcaatgtatacatacatacatatgtacatatgcgaACGTAAAGTATGCCTGAAATAATTATTCGATATGCGCAGCGCAGTTTATGATTTCGTTGAGCAGCTGCGACTCACAAAATAAAGATCATTGGCCTACGCAGAGGGAATTATGCCAGCGCACAAGCAGATCAGCGACATGCACATTGCATTACTGCCTTAGTGTTTGTGTGCGTatgcgtgcatgtgtgtgtatgtgtgtgcaggtaaagacaacgacaacaactacaactacaggTAGATTTCCATTTCCCAAACTCTGCTTGCGTCTGCATCATCCCCTAAATTGTGAGGGATGGCTGTACACATTCATTGTAGgatgttgcagctgttgcaagGTGATTTCCAAGTACATTCGAAAAGCATATGCGTGTTTTTCTGCTGCCTGTTTGCATCCATCTGTCGCTACGATTGCGAGGTTAGCTTGAAAACTATGTACAAATGGCGTTGAGAAAAAcaggaaatacaaaaatatattactatacATGCATAGAGTAGCAGAAATAATATGCTACTATTTTCTTGTTCGCTATTAGtcatcaaatattaatatacaaacaaacatatgtacatatgtacatacatgtacgTACATTTGTTTATGTCTGCTGATATTGATATTTGAGATTACCACCTACGTACTTCTAAATCTAACCTCGCATGTCTTTATTGtctgtattttttgaattcatcgcattggcattggtacatttcgttttcgtcttcgttgtcttcttcttcttcttcataaCGTTACGTTTTTTGAGCAGCCGGCATCCATCCTATCACCTTGTGCTTCTTCAACAATGCTCGTGCACGAACGAATGAAACGAAATATCGCAGAGCGAAACTTGTCAATGGCATTGGCTGGTTGATATGTTGGTACAGCAGGCGCGTAGTtgtggattttgtttttctctcaaTCTTTTTGGGGGCCATCAAACGCACGGCAGAGAAACAGACAAACTTGGCTTGCCGGAAGAgcagcaaaatcaaaatacacatttcatattaaaatgcACTCATTTTGACTAATTGCAACAGTGCCCAACTGAACAACATTTAGTCATCGCATTGGAGCATCCGAAgtttcacacacaaaacatacatattcacacatacatacatgtgtagaACGCGCGGCTGTGTGAAATTAGCGAGcgttactttttaaatttaaatttaaaggcAAATACGTTAAGTTCAGTATCAACGGCTATTTGCGCTTGCGAAATAGCGccaagctgttgctgctgcttaatAAAGCGCCGCCGCCGTCGGGAACTCGTTTTGACTTTGAGCAAATTCTAGCCGCAgagattttttgttgttgccaagcTCGTAAGCTCTCGCACGATTGCTTTATGCTCTCAATCCGAGGCCTTGTCTCGAGTAGTGCACAAGCActcaaacatacatacataaatatccatatgtttgtgtgtatgtccAAGCACGTGAACATGCTTGGAGTAAATATGCTTCTCTACACATTGTATGCGTCATCACGGCTGCGTCATGAAATTCgaacttgtttgttgttgacgATGACGCTTTATCTCCGTTCTTTCCCTCCCGCCCAACTTTTACTCTGCAGCTTTATTTCGTTAGATAGACAACTCTCTTGAAATCGCGCGATTCGCGACATTCCAAAtgcacaaattatttttgccaGTCACATGGTTACACTCTCGcatgaaatgcaaaagtgtATGATACTCGTATAATCGCTCGCATGCAAAAAGTCacgaatattttgaatgataAGTGACggtatgtgtgtttatgtgtttgtttgtgtgtgtttgaaccGTTACTACACTGATTACAAAGCTCGTTCGAAAGTTTAGAAAACCATATTGGAATACGGAAGAGTACCTGACTTGCTCTTCGCTGCTTTATCTTCGTTTTAATCTTATTTAACTTGATAAGagtgtttttcttcttttatgtGACTTCTCTTTAGTCATGCTGCGATCTTATTCGAAAAGTAACGATGACACATCGGGGAAGTATTGACCTGCTAAGGGCAAGCAAATGTTCCAGAAATAAAACCATGCACTTGTAGTATtgttgcaataaatatttaattgtatacatataatatatctatatatatcaaacaattcatctttaataatttgcaatatttaatgtaatatttgatGTAcagaatacatacatacatacatacatacatacattaataAAAGAGATGTTgaaagtatatgtattttctttaGGTAGACACTTTGacagtttacagtttacagtttaGTTGAGTTTAATAGGAATGAGAGGTACTTTATTAACAATCGTTAGAGGCAGGGATATCCACTAGTGTATATAGACATTGTACGTAGTATATGGGCAGAATAGACATACAGACATACATCGATAAATTACTGTTATTTGTGTATACTCTGACATCATAATATGTAACATATCTTCTCTTCTAACGAGCAATTTGTTATGCCCGCTACCCAAAAGCGTGAAAGGAAACAAAATCTCAGAATCCATCAGAGCTAGAGATACTAAAAATTGACGATAATACTTCATATTATTTCAAAGCGATATcattttgcaatgcaatttggAATACAGAATACCTACAGTAATCTAAATGGTTCCTGAGAGATTAATTACGATCGGAGAAAGAATAAACAGTTTCAAAGGGCGCActttgaaaatgggtagcgggtttCTCACAGTCGAGACCACTCGACACTAGCTTGCataattgtttttggtttgttttcaACATGTTTTCGATTTATCATAAAGCATAACAAAGGAATAAATCAAGAATCTTGTTGCTTCACAGACCATTGTGCTTTTCTCCCAGATGCAACACATCTAATGTGGGCTCTCTGCATTCTCCTCGTCGTACTCCTCCTCGACAATAGGTTTCTTATCCTCCAGCTTGCTGCGACCCATGAAACGTTCCAGGACAGTGTGTTTGGCTGCTGTCGAACTGCGCGATCCCTTAAATGAACCCCAATTGAGCTTACCTGCCTCGGAGGAGGTCATCAGTATGGAATAGGAGGAGCACACTTCGCCCTCTTTGCTGTGTCGTATGCCATAGAGGAAGTAGACGACCATGCCAATCGATACCCAAACAAAGAAGCGTACCCAGGTCAAGGCATCCAGATGCACCATCAGCATAATGTTGCAAAAGATGCCCAAGGCCGGAACAAATGGAACTAGCGGTACCTTAAAGTTGAGGCCGCGCGTATTCTGATTATGCACGGCCATGATGGCAACACAAGTGCTGGCCGCAAAGATGATGAAACCATAGACGATTAGAGCCCACCAGGTGCCAGTGTACAACTCCGTCCAGGACACCTTCAGCTCCAAACAGATGGCAAAGCTGAGCACAATGAAGAGCAGCACGCACACAGAGACCACAGACCCAGGTGCAAAGCGTCCCAAGAGCGGTTCCAGCCAGCGGAACTGCGGCTTCAGGCGACCAGCCAGTGCTCCCTCGATGAGATCACTTGTGGGCGATGCGGTGTCAATGCTGGACTGCGACTCTGCATCCTCGTCGTTCTCATCCTCGGGTGTGTCGGGCGCATAAACCGGATTCGGACTGCCCAGGTGTGTAATCGGACGATAGCGCAGTATGATGACGCTGGCCGACACAATTGTGTAGGCCAGCAGAGTACCAATCGACATGAACTCCACCAGCTTGGCCAAATCAAAGACCAAAGCCAATGCAGCACTCAGCAATCCCGAGATGATGAGGTTCAACAGCGGCACCTGAGTGCTCGTATTGATGCGTCCAAAGCAGCTGAAGAGCAGCCCATCCGAGGCCATGGCATACATGCAGCGGGGCAGCGCATAGAGGGAGCCCAGTAGAGTCGTTGTCATGCCACAGAGTGCGCCTATAGAGATAATGTACTTGGCCCACGGCAGTTGCAATTGACCAAAGGCCTCGGGCAACGAAGCTGCCGGATTAATCTCACTGATGGGTATCATCAAGGTCAAGGCAGCGCTCACAAGGATGTAGCCCAGTGTTACCACGCACAAGGACAGCACCGTGGCAATGGGTATGGAAACCGAGGGATTTTTAGCCTCCTCGCCGGACGTGGCAATCGAATCGAAGCCCACAAAGGCATAGAAACAGGTGGCAGCTCCCGCAATGACGCCACCAAAGCCATAGGGCAAGAAACCTCCTTCCGCTTCGGACCAATTGTTGGCGTCCGCATACCAGAAGCCAACGCTAATGACCACAATCATGACGCCAATGTTGACCAGAGTGAGTATGCTATTGAAGACCGCGGTCGCCTTGACACCGCTGCCCAAAGCTGCAGCATAAATGATGCACACAAGGAAGGCCAACACATCGGGGTATTGCGCTAGACCGGGTTCATGAATGCCGCCCATCAGCGAGAGCGTCGTATTGGCAATCCAGCCGCCCAGCATGGAGTCCACATAACCACTCCAGGCTCGTGCCACCGATGCAGCGCCCAGCATATGTTCGAGCAGTATGTTCCAGCCAATGACAAAGGCCCAAAACTCACCAATCGATATGTAGGTGTAGACATAAGCCGAGCCAGCCTTGGGTACCCGAGTGCCAAACTCCGCGTAGCACAACGCCGCTAGCATAGACACAAATCCGGCTAGCACAAAGGATAAGATGATGCCAGGACCAGCCATTTCCTTGGCCACAGTGCCAGTCAGCACATAGATGCCCGCTCCTACCATATGGCCAATACCTGAAAGCAATCGCGCACTTGAATTGATATTTTAGTTCTCTCACGTCAAGATCCTTGTCTTACCCAGTAGCGCAATGTCGAAGGTGGTCAGACAACGCTTGAGTGGCGTCTCCATCACATCCGCGGGCACCGGCTTGGTGCGATTCATTTTGCTGCATAGGCCAGACATAATGTGTCCCAGTATCGCACGTCTTGAGCTGGGCATATTACTCAATATTTCCTTCTATTGCTCAACCATATGCCACATAATCATTTAAGGTGCTCCCAAGTTCAAGTCGTTTAACacctttgtttttatttatacgaATTAATACTGCTTTAATTggcaatttgttgtatattttgtgcagTTTGTGCGCGATTTAAGTTTcgattttcaatattttccgGTTGTGTGCGACGTTACACTTGTTGTACACGAAACAGCTGTGACAGTATTGATTTTTCCTTCGGTTCCCCCTCACCGACATTTCATGTACGCCCACACAATTTCGAGCTTTGCCAACACTGTTTGTGGAAAAACACTTTAATCACTGTGAAAAGCTTTTGTCCTAACGCATCCCTAaagtaatttttgtaaaaatgtgAGGATTACACAATTCACAATGGCgtttcttaaatataatttgaattcagatattaatatttatacattttaatttcaatgaatCTCAAATTagcaaaaacattaaatttaaataataaaattgtttatcttCGTTTAATAATGGtcctaattaaattttactcctcaaagtatgctacaatattttcaattcgCTGCAGAGCTACGCGAAACGGTTTTCTagaaaagtgttgcatacttttgtgttCTACCTACAAAATACTGAGAAACCA encodes the following:
- the LOC133840823 gene encoding cationic amino acid transporter 4, with the translated sequence MPSSRRAILGHIMSGLCSKMNRTKPVPADVMETPLKRCLTTFDIALLGIGHMVGAGIYVLTGTVAKEMAGPGIILSFVLAGFVSMLAALCYAEFGTRVPKAGSAYVYTYISIGEFWAFVIGWNILLEHMLGAASVARAWSGYVDSMLGGWIANTTLSLMGGIHEPGLAQYPDVLAFLVCIIYAAALGSGVKATAVFNSILTLVNIGVMIVVISVGFWYADANNWSEAEGGFLPYGFGGVIAGAATCFYAFVGFDSIATSGEEAKNPSVSIPIATVLSLCVVTLGYILVSAALTLMIPISEINPAASLPEAFGQLQLPWAKYIISIGALCGMTTTLLGSLYALPRCMYAMASDGLLFSCFGRINTSTQVPLLNLIISGLLSAALALVFDLAKLVEFMSIGTLLAYTIVSASVIILRYRPITHLGSPNPVYAPDTPEDENDEDAESQSSIDTASPTSDLIEGALAGRLKPQFRWLEPLLGRFAPGSVVSVCVLLFIVLSFAICLELKVSWTELYTGTWWALIVYGFIIFAASTCVAIMAVHNQNTRGLNFKVPLVPFVPALGIFCNIMLMVHLDALTWVRFFVWVSIGMVVYFLYGIRHSKEGEVCSSYSILMTSSEAGKLNWGSFKGSRSSTAAKHTVLERFMGRSKLEDKKPIVEEEYDEENAESPH